In Aegilops tauschii subsp. strangulata cultivar AL8/78 chromosome 3, Aet v6.0, whole genome shotgun sequence, one genomic interval encodes:
- the LOC109766860 gene encoding probable histone acetyltransferase HAC-like 3 isoform X2, which produces MMAQALQGIQQQYAPSGLPVQKRYTHETAVQILQLDNMDSDTSPVRLVIKHKIVTYLKGREQFYNLHPRYLLAVSKSIDEQLYKDAESKIDYMDFETLEVRLNALLSRGSFGNSRYALASSASLPTSHSEQPGIEVTDSSIQNGRAVPGSVNPPLPARDISHNVLYSQVGFAPTSHHEAAASFVHSSADKIKQGPESLANATAGPCVSSLPKCSPCIAGDFSGGVRTGHTKYHFPGDVHQVDSQQPSTSGSSSSVSAMCDRTANSTNNNRYSAGQVSSSLQYRECGKVLYTRSHPVEESNQSNITAGCHDLYIHDQSKIRTDIKRECGLEGCMQMDETCFCREKCSTLNTKFSYDQCSYIAADSDNCISIREAVKGAEQTSNSTVSKPTSPTSDESSGKHHPAKRLRINSPRPVHADKTKFPKELQPAANGTYVSSETVQSETTALPTKSPSGCSLLDSNASNNMEIVRLPETAMQAEEGLCHRNGDIEMKELSCYGNGDIEMKEGLCYGNGDIEMKDSKLSSVDQTSLVASLTATKKRGGSILYALTAEELRDHMKSLNQHICPSQVMTEEHPSGLPDQNTCNLCGMERILFEPPPRFCALCFKIINSTGSYYVHVENGIDKASICAKCHHLSTAKFKYQKRSNYAETDAEAEWWVECDKCKAWQHQICALFNPKVADEEVEYTCAKCLLKERDSGDIILPESPTVLGALELPRTKLSDHIEQRLSVRLEHERLQRARASGKDIEEVPGVEGLTVRVVSSAARVLQVQPRFRDFFKDGKYPGEFPYKSKAILLFQKNEGVDVCLFAMYVQEYGSDSPLPNRRHVYLAYIDSVKYFRPEIKSASGEALRTFVYHEILIGYLDYCKKIGFVSCSIWACPSTKRDDYVLYCHPTSQKMPKSDKLRSWYQNLIKKAVKDGVVVERNTLYDFFLQPTSDRKASISAACLPYCENDFWPGEAERLLEKKDDNTSQKKEPQVGRLMRVAKRDDRKGNLEDNLEDILLVHKLGEKMRTMKEDFIMLCLQRFCKHCQQPIVSGKSWVCTCCKNFHLCDQCHAEELSAPLKDRHPATTKQKHAFQRIEEEPLPETDDGDPTMESKYFDSRIDFLKHCQDNQYQFDTLRRAKHSTMMILYHLHDSACSACHQAMDQRFAWRCLVCAGCNFCDSCYKQDGEKLHIHKLKQTEQQVLPNYTLQDYLEALVHASKCFCAARSCAFKLCFTMKKLFFHGVRCDIRNRGGCRKCIFMWKLLLTHAKHCGDGGCSVPRCRDIKAFFMDKTKMIAGPPCAVEC; this is translated from the exons ATGATGGCGCAGGCCCTGCAAGGGATCCAGCAGCAGTATGCGCCGAGTGGCTTGCCTGTCCAGAAACGTTATACACACGAGACTGCAGTGCAAATTCTTCAGCTGGATAATATGGATTCAGATACTTCCCCGGTCCGACTCGTTATCAAGCATAAAAT TGTAACCTACCTGAAAGGAAGGGAGCAATTCTATAACCTGCACCCACGATATCTTCTGGCAGTTTCAAAAAGTATTGATGAGCAGCTTTATAAGGATGCAGAATCAAAG ATCGACTACATGGATTTTGAGACTTTAGAAGTTAGGCTGAATGCTCTTCTCAGTCGTGGATCATTTGGCAACAGTAGATATGCTTTGGCTTCTTCAGCATCTTTACCGACATCACACTCAGAACAGCCTGGGATAGAAGTAACAGATTCAAGTATACAGAATGGTAGAGCTGTACCTGGTTCTGTTAATCCCCCCCTGCCTGCTAGAGACATATCACATAATGTCTTATATTCTCAGG TAGGATTTGCACCAACCAGTCACCATGAAGCTGCTGCCAGCTTTGTTCATTCATCGGCTGATAAGATTAAACAGGGGCCTGAAAGCTTAGCAAACGCCACTGCCGGACCATGTGTGTCATCACTACCAAAATGCAGTCCCTGTATTGCTGGAGATTTCAGTGGTGGAGTGCGAACTGGCCATACAAAATACCATTTCCCAG GCGATGTTCATCAAGTTGATAGTCAACAACCATCGACATCGGGTAGTTCCAGTTCTGTGTCTGCGATGTGTGATCGAACCGCAAATTCTACAAATAACAACAGATATTCCGCTGGCCAAGTATCATCGTCTCTGCAATACAGAGAATGCGGGAAAGTATTGTATACGCGGAGCCACCCAGTAGAGGAATCAAATCAGTCAAATATCACAGCCGGATGCCACGACTTGTATATCCATGACCAATCTAAAATTCGCACCGACATCAAGAGAGAATGCGGACTTGAAGGATGCATGCAAATGGATGAAACATGTTTCTGCAGGGAGAAATGCTCAACTTTAAACACAAAATTCAGTTATGACCAATGCAGCTATATTGCTGCTGACTCTGATAATTGTATCTCTATAAGAGAGGCAGTGAAGGGAGCCGAACAGACATCAAATAGCACTGTATCAAAGCCAACTTCCCCTACTTCGGATGAATCGTCTGGCAAGCATCATCCGGCAAAACGATTGAGGATCAATTCTCCCAGGCCTGTCCATGCTGATAAAACAAAGTTTCCAAAGGAACTACAGCCTGCTGCCAATGGAACTTATGTCTCTTCTGAAACAGTACAGTCTGAAACCACAGCATTACCTACAAAGTCGCCATCTGGCTGTTCCTTGCTGGACAGCAATGCTAGCAATAACATGGAGATTGTTAGATTGCCGGAGACTGCTATGCAAGCTGAAGAAGGGTTGTGTCATCGAAATGGTGACATTGAGATGAAGGAATTGTCATGTTATGGAAATGGTGACATCGAGATGAAGGAAGGGTTGTGTTATGGAAATGGTGATATCGAGATGAAGGACTCAAAGCTTAGCTCAGTGGATCAAACATCATTAGTAGCCAGCTTAACTGCAACGAAGAAAAGAGGGGGTTCAATACTTTATGCCCTAACTGCTGAGGAGCTTAGAGATCACATGAAAAGTTTGAACCAACATATTTGTCCG AGCCAAGTGATGACAGAAGAACACCCTTCAGGCTTGCCTGACCAAAATACGTGCAATTTATGTGGGATGGAGAGGATTCTTTTTGAACCTCCTCCACGATTCTGTGCTCTCTGTTTCAAAATAATAAATTCGACCGGATCCTATTATGTTCATGTGGAAAACGGAATTGATAAGGCTTCAATATGTGCCAAATGTCACCATCTTAGTACTGCAAAATTTAAATATCAGAAGAGATCAAATTACGCAGAAACAGATGCTGAGGCTGAATGG TGGGTTGAGTGCGATAAGTGCAAAGCTTGGCAGCATCAGATATGTGCCCTTTTTAACCCGAAAGTTGCAGACGAGGAGGTGGAGTATACATGTGCCAAATGTTTATTGAAGGAGAGGGATAGTGGAGATATAATTTTGCCGGAGTCACCTACTGTTCTAGGAGCATTAGAGTTACCAAGGACTAAACTGAGTGATCATATTGAGCAGAGACTTTCAGTGCGGCTTGAGCACGAACGGCTGCAGAGGGCAAGAGCTTCAGGAAAAGACATTGAAGAG GTACCAGGAGTTGAAGGTCTTACTGTTAGAGTGGTTTCTTCAGCTGCAAGAGTGCTTCAAGTCCAACCACGTTTTCGGGATTTTTTTAAAGATGGGAAATATCCCGGGGAATTTCCATACAAATCAAAG GCCATTCTCTTGTTTCAAAAAAATGAAGGTGTGGATGTTTGTCTATTTGCCATGTATGTACAAGAGTATGGTTCTGATAGCCCATTACCAAATCGAAGGCACGTTTATCTTGCATATATCGATTCTGTCAAGTACTTCAGGCCTGAAATCAAATCTGCAAGTGGGGAAGCTCTCCGAACCTTTGTGTACCATGAGATTTTG ATTGGCTATTTGGATTACTGCAAGAAAATAGGATTTGTAAGCTGCTCCATATGGGCTTGCCCATCTACAAAGCGTGATGATTATGTTTTGTATTGTCATCCCACGTCACAAAAAATGCCCAAGTCTGACAAGCTTCGGAGCTG GTACCAGAACTTGATCAAGAAGGCTGTTAAGGATGGTGTAGTTGTGGAGCGTAATACATTGTACGACTTCTTTCTTCAGCCTACCAGTGATCGCAAGGCCAGTATATCTGCAGCATGCTTGCCATACTGTGAGAATGATTTCTGGCCTGGAGAAGCAGAGAGACTCCTTGAGAAGAAAGATGACAACACCTCACAGAAGAAAGAGCCACAAGTAGGAAGGCTCATGCGTGTTGCCAAACGTGATGACAGGAAAGGAAACCTTGAGGATAACCTTGAGGATATCTTGCTAGTGCACAAA CTTGGAGAAAAGATGCGAACAATGAAAGAAGACTTCATTATGCTTTGTCTGCAGCGGTTTTGCAAGCATTGCCAACAACCTATTGTGTCTGGTAAAAGTTGGGTTTGTACCTGCTGCAAAAACTTCCATCTTTGTGACCA ATGCCATGCAGAGGAGCTAAGTGCTCCACTAAAGGACAGGCATCCAGCTACAACAAAACAAAAGCATGCATTTCAAAGA ATAGAGGAAGAACCTCTTCCAGAGACTGATGATGGAGATCCAACAATGGAAAGCAAGTATTTTGACAGCAGAATCGATTTCTTGAAGCACTGTCAAGACAATCAATACCAGTTTGATACACTCCGACGGGCAAAACACTCAACAATGATGATTCTTTATCATCTACATGATTCAGCTTGTTCTGCTTGTCACCAGGCCATGGATCAACGATTTGCGTGGCGGTGCCTGGTTTGTGCCGGCTGCAACTTTTGCGATTCATGTTATAAACAAGACGGTGAAAAATTGCACATTCATAAACTCAAACAGACGGAGCAACAAGTATTACCAAACTACACTCTACAG GACTACCTTGAGGCTTTGGTGCATGCATCAAAATGCTTCTGTGCTGCACGTAGTTGTGCTTTCAAACTCTGTTTTACAATGAAGAAGTTGTTCTTCCATGGTGTACGATGTGACATCCGCAACCGAGGAGGTTGCAGGAAGTGTATCTTCATGTGGAAACTTCTGCTCACTCATGCAAAACATTGCGGTGACGGGGGCTGTTCTGTTCCCAGATGCAG GGACATCAAGGCATTCTTCATGGACAAGACCAAAATGATTGCTGGGCCACCTTGTGCCGTAGAGTGCTAG
- the LOC109766860 gene encoding probable histone acetyltransferase HAC-like 3 isoform X4, with product MMAQALQGIQQQYAPSGLPVQKRYTHETAVQILQLDNMDSDTSPVRLVIKHKIVTYLKGREQFYNLHPRYLLAVSKSIDEQLYKDAESKIDYMDFETLEVRLNALLSRGSFGNSRYALASSASLPTSHSEQPGIEVTDSSIQNGRAVPGSVNPPLPARDISHNVLYSQGFAPTSHHEAAASFVHSSADKIKQGPESLANATAGPCVSSLPKCSPCIAGDFSGGVRTGHTKYHFPGDVHQVDSQQPSTSGSSSSVSAMCDRTANSTNNNRYSAGQVSSSLQYRECGKVLYTRSHPVEESNQSNITAGCHDLYIHDQSKIRTDIKRECGLEGCMQMDETCFCREKCSTLNTKFSYDQCSYIAADSDNCISIREAVKGAEQTSNSTVSKPTSPTSDESSGKHHPAKRLRINSPRPVHADKTKFPKELQPAANGTYVSSETVQSETTALPTKSPSGCSLLDSNASNNMEIVRLPETAMQAEEGLCHRNGDIEMKELSCYGNGDIEMKEGLCYGNGDIEMKDSKLSSVDQTSLVASLTATKKRGGSILYALTAEELRDHMKSLNQHICPSQVMTEEHPSGLPDQNTCNLCGMERILFEPPPRFCALCFKIINSTGSYYVHVENGIDKASICAKCHHLSTAKFKYQKRSNYAETDAEAEWWVECDKCKAWQHQICALFNPKVADEEVEYTCAKCLLKERDSGDIILPESPTVLGALELPRTKLSDHIEQRLSVRLEHERLQRARASGKDIEEVPGVEGLTVRVVSSAARVLQVQPRFRDFFKDGKYPGEFPYKSKAILLFQKNEGVDVCLFAMYVQEYGSDSPLPNRRHVYLAYIDSVKYFRPEIKSASGEALRTFVYHEILIGYLDYCKKIGFVSCSIWACPSTKRDDYVLYCHPTSQKMPKSDKLRSWYQNLIKKAVKDGVVVERNTLYDFFLQPTSDRKASISAACLPYCENDFWPGEAERLLEKKDDNTSQKKEPQVGRLMRVAKRDDRKGNLEDNLEDILLVHKLGEKMRTMKEDFIMLCLQRFCKHCQQPIVSGKSWVCTCCKNFHLCDQCHAEELSAPLKDRHPATTKQKHAFQRIEEEPLPETDDGDPTMESKYFDSRIDFLKHCQDNQYQFDTLRRAKHSTMMILYHLHDSACSACHQAMDQRFAWRCLVCAGCNFCDSCYKQDGEKLHIHKLKQTEQQVLPNYTLQDYLEALVHASKCFCAARSCAFKLCFTMKKLFFHGVRCDIRNRGGCRKCIFMWKLLLTHAKHCGDGGCSVPRCRDIKAFFMDKTKMIAGPPCAVEC from the exons ATGATGGCGCAGGCCCTGCAAGGGATCCAGCAGCAGTATGCGCCGAGTGGCTTGCCTGTCCAGAAACGTTATACACACGAGACTGCAGTGCAAATTCTTCAGCTGGATAATATGGATTCAGATACTTCCCCGGTCCGACTCGTTATCAAGCATAAAAT TGTAACCTACCTGAAAGGAAGGGAGCAATTCTATAACCTGCACCCACGATATCTTCTGGCAGTTTCAAAAAGTATTGATGAGCAGCTTTATAAGGATGCAGAATCAAAG ATCGACTACATGGATTTTGAGACTTTAGAAGTTAGGCTGAATGCTCTTCTCAGTCGTGGATCATTTGGCAACAGTAGATATGCTTTGGCTTCTTCAGCATCTTTACCGACATCACACTCAGAACAGCCTGGGATAGAAGTAACAGATTCAAGTATACAGAATGGTAGAGCTGTACCTGGTTCTGTTAATCCCCCCCTGCCTGCTAGAGACATATCACATAATGTCTTATATTCTCAGG GATTTGCACCAACCAGTCACCATGAAGCTGCTGCCAGCTTTGTTCATTCATCGGCTGATAAGATTAAACAGGGGCCTGAAAGCTTAGCAAACGCCACTGCCGGACCATGTGTGTCATCACTACCAAAATGCAGTCCCTGTATTGCTGGAGATTTCAGTGGTGGAGTGCGAACTGGCCATACAAAATACCATTTCCCAG GCGATGTTCATCAAGTTGATAGTCAACAACCATCGACATCGGGTAGTTCCAGTTCTGTGTCTGCGATGTGTGATCGAACCGCAAATTCTACAAATAACAACAGATATTCCGCTGGCCAAGTATCATCGTCTCTGCAATACAGAGAATGCGGGAAAGTATTGTATACGCGGAGCCACCCAGTAGAGGAATCAAATCAGTCAAATATCACAGCCGGATGCCACGACTTGTATATCCATGACCAATCTAAAATTCGCACCGACATCAAGAGAGAATGCGGACTTGAAGGATGCATGCAAATGGATGAAACATGTTTCTGCAGGGAGAAATGCTCAACTTTAAACACAAAATTCAGTTATGACCAATGCAGCTATATTGCTGCTGACTCTGATAATTGTATCTCTATAAGAGAGGCAGTGAAGGGAGCCGAACAGACATCAAATAGCACTGTATCAAAGCCAACTTCCCCTACTTCGGATGAATCGTCTGGCAAGCATCATCCGGCAAAACGATTGAGGATCAATTCTCCCAGGCCTGTCCATGCTGATAAAACAAAGTTTCCAAAGGAACTACAGCCTGCTGCCAATGGAACTTATGTCTCTTCTGAAACAGTACAGTCTGAAACCACAGCATTACCTACAAAGTCGCCATCTGGCTGTTCCTTGCTGGACAGCAATGCTAGCAATAACATGGAGATTGTTAGATTGCCGGAGACTGCTATGCAAGCTGAAGAAGGGTTGTGTCATCGAAATGGTGACATTGAGATGAAGGAATTGTCATGTTATGGAAATGGTGACATCGAGATGAAGGAAGGGTTGTGTTATGGAAATGGTGATATCGAGATGAAGGACTCAAAGCTTAGCTCAGTGGATCAAACATCATTAGTAGCCAGCTTAACTGCAACGAAGAAAAGAGGGGGTTCAATACTTTATGCCCTAACTGCTGAGGAGCTTAGAGATCACATGAAAAGTTTGAACCAACATATTTGTCCG AGCCAAGTGATGACAGAAGAACACCCTTCAGGCTTGCCTGACCAAAATACGTGCAATTTATGTGGGATGGAGAGGATTCTTTTTGAACCTCCTCCACGATTCTGTGCTCTCTGTTTCAAAATAATAAATTCGACCGGATCCTATTATGTTCATGTGGAAAACGGAATTGATAAGGCTTCAATATGTGCCAAATGTCACCATCTTAGTACTGCAAAATTTAAATATCAGAAGAGATCAAATTACGCAGAAACAGATGCTGAGGCTGAATGG TGGGTTGAGTGCGATAAGTGCAAAGCTTGGCAGCATCAGATATGTGCCCTTTTTAACCCGAAAGTTGCAGACGAGGAGGTGGAGTATACATGTGCCAAATGTTTATTGAAGGAGAGGGATAGTGGAGATATAATTTTGCCGGAGTCACCTACTGTTCTAGGAGCATTAGAGTTACCAAGGACTAAACTGAGTGATCATATTGAGCAGAGACTTTCAGTGCGGCTTGAGCACGAACGGCTGCAGAGGGCAAGAGCTTCAGGAAAAGACATTGAAGAG GTACCAGGAGTTGAAGGTCTTACTGTTAGAGTGGTTTCTTCAGCTGCAAGAGTGCTTCAAGTCCAACCACGTTTTCGGGATTTTTTTAAAGATGGGAAATATCCCGGGGAATTTCCATACAAATCAAAG GCCATTCTCTTGTTTCAAAAAAATGAAGGTGTGGATGTTTGTCTATTTGCCATGTATGTACAAGAGTATGGTTCTGATAGCCCATTACCAAATCGAAGGCACGTTTATCTTGCATATATCGATTCTGTCAAGTACTTCAGGCCTGAAATCAAATCTGCAAGTGGGGAAGCTCTCCGAACCTTTGTGTACCATGAGATTTTG ATTGGCTATTTGGATTACTGCAAGAAAATAGGATTTGTAAGCTGCTCCATATGGGCTTGCCCATCTACAAAGCGTGATGATTATGTTTTGTATTGTCATCCCACGTCACAAAAAATGCCCAAGTCTGACAAGCTTCGGAGCTG GTACCAGAACTTGATCAAGAAGGCTGTTAAGGATGGTGTAGTTGTGGAGCGTAATACATTGTACGACTTCTTTCTTCAGCCTACCAGTGATCGCAAGGCCAGTATATCTGCAGCATGCTTGCCATACTGTGAGAATGATTTCTGGCCTGGAGAAGCAGAGAGACTCCTTGAGAAGAAAGATGACAACACCTCACAGAAGAAAGAGCCACAAGTAGGAAGGCTCATGCGTGTTGCCAAACGTGATGACAGGAAAGGAAACCTTGAGGATAACCTTGAGGATATCTTGCTAGTGCACAAA CTTGGAGAAAAGATGCGAACAATGAAAGAAGACTTCATTATGCTTTGTCTGCAGCGGTTTTGCAAGCATTGCCAACAACCTATTGTGTCTGGTAAAAGTTGGGTTTGTACCTGCTGCAAAAACTTCCATCTTTGTGACCA ATGCCATGCAGAGGAGCTAAGTGCTCCACTAAAGGACAGGCATCCAGCTACAACAAAACAAAAGCATGCATTTCAAAGA ATAGAGGAAGAACCTCTTCCAGAGACTGATGATGGAGATCCAACAATGGAAAGCAAGTATTTTGACAGCAGAATCGATTTCTTGAAGCACTGTCAAGACAATCAATACCAGTTTGATACACTCCGACGGGCAAAACACTCAACAATGATGATTCTTTATCATCTACATGATTCAGCTTGTTCTGCTTGTCACCAGGCCATGGATCAACGATTTGCGTGGCGGTGCCTGGTTTGTGCCGGCTGCAACTTTTGCGATTCATGTTATAAACAAGACGGTGAAAAATTGCACATTCATAAACTCAAACAGACGGAGCAACAAGTATTACCAAACTACACTCTACAG GACTACCTTGAGGCTTTGGTGCATGCATCAAAATGCTTCTGTGCTGCACGTAGTTGTGCTTTCAAACTCTGTTTTACAATGAAGAAGTTGTTCTTCCATGGTGTACGATGTGACATCCGCAACCGAGGAGGTTGCAGGAAGTGTATCTTCATGTGGAAACTTCTGCTCACTCATGCAAAACATTGCGGTGACGGGGGCTGTTCTGTTCCCAGATGCAG GGACATCAAGGCATTCTTCATGGACAAGACCAAAATGATTGCTGGGCCACCTTGTGCCGTAGAGTGCTAG